A stretch of the Aegilops tauschii subsp. strangulata cultivar AL8/78 chromosome 4, Aet v6.0, whole genome shotgun sequence genome encodes the following:
- the LOC123493516 gene encoding uncharacterized protein — MRRPLLERIIHALGHWSPYFTLRRDVVGRERLTPLQKCTTAIRQLAYGTPADALVEYLKIGEKTALDCLKLFTEGVISIFGDEYTRRPNTEDVQRLLDVGESRGFPGMLGSLDCMHWCWEKCPIAWKGQFTHGDKGVPTLILWIWHAFFGVPGCNNDINVLNQSTLFIEQLSGHNEKEYQHGYYLVDGIYSEWAAFIKSIPMAQTEKHKLFARHQEGIRKDVEHAFGVLQSRWSILCHPARLYARGDIKNVMTACIIMHNMIVEDEKEEAGNILDMNLEAGTSIIFPSVFDHDVRPAFADVLERYAIIRHCPTHQKTKG, encoded by the coding sequence ATGAGAAGACCCCTCCTCGAGCGTATCATCCACGCACTAGGTCACTGGTCTCCGTATTTCACATTAAGGAGAGATGTTGTTGGTCGTGAAAGGCTCACTCCATTGCAGAAATGTACGACGGCTATTCGCCAATTGGCATATGGTACCCCCGCGGACGCTCTAGTTGAGTACCTCAAGATTGGTGAGAAGACTGCCCTCGACTGCTTGAAGCTGTTCACAGAAGGCGTTATTTCTATATTTGGTGATGAGTATACACGAAGACCCAACACCGAAGATGTGCAACGTTTACTTGATGTTGGCGAAAGTCGTGGTTTTCCTGGAATGTTAGGAAGCCTTGACTGTATGCATTGGTGCTGGGAGAAATGTCCCATTGCATGGAAGGGTCAATTCACTCATGGAGATAAAGGCGTTCCTACTCTTATTCTTTGGATATGGCATGCCTTCTTTGGTGTTCCGGGATGcaacaatgatatcaacgtgcttaaTCAATCGACGTTGTTCATTGAACAATTGAGTGGGCACAACGAGAAGGAATATCAACATGGTTATTACCTTGTTGATGGGATATATTCTGAATGGGCCGCATTCATTAAGTCAATACCGATGGCCCAGACAGAAAAGCACAAGTTGTTTGCCAGGCACCAAGAAGGGATTAGGAAGGATGTGGAACATGCATTTGGTGTGTTGCAAAGTCGATGGTCTATTTTATGTCACCCCGCCCGTTTATATGCTCGGGGCGATATCAAGAATGTTATGACGGCTTGCAtcatcatgcacaacatgatagTCGAGGATGAAAAAGAAGAGGCAGGCAATATTCTTGATATGAATTTAGAAGCAGGCACATCCATAATTTTTCCATCGGTCTTTGATCATGATGTCAGGCCAGCATTTGCTGACGTACTAGAAAGATATGCTATCATCCGTCATTGCCCGACACACCAAAAAACTAAAGGATGA